In Paenibacillus guangzhouensis, a single window of DNA contains:
- a CDS encoding DinB family protein → MVKQLIVGDVLKELATTRRILECLPDEHMTWKPHVKSMSLGGLSTHLINLLNWQIAIFLHPEFDLATVPFRREALARREDVLEEFDANVAKLEHLVSECDEAMLGESWSLRSGDHVILREPRAIALRTFGVSHMIHHRAQIGVYLRLLDIPVPGVYGPSADEEGN, encoded by the coding sequence ATGGTAAAACAACTGATTGTAGGAGATGTCTTGAAAGAGCTCGCCACGACGCGCCGCATCCTGGAGTGCTTGCCCGACGAACATATGACGTGGAAGCCGCATGTGAAATCGATGTCGCTGGGCGGGCTGAGTACGCACCTGATCAACCTGTTGAACTGGCAAATCGCGATTTTCCTTCACCCGGAATTCGACCTTGCAACCGTGCCGTTCCGGCGAGAAGCGCTGGCAAGGCGCGAAGACGTGCTCGAAGAATTCGACGCGAACGTCGCCAAGCTGGAGCACCTGGTATCCGAATGCGACGAGGCGATGCTCGGCGAATCATGGTCCCTGCGGAGCGGCGACCATGTCATTCTGCGTGAGCCGCGGGCGATCGCGCTTCGCACGTTCGGCGTAAGCCACATGATTCACCACAGGGCGCAGATCGGGGTATATCTGCGATTGCTCGATATCCCTGTACCGGGCGTCTACGGCCCTTCAGCAGACGAAGAAGGCAATTAA
- a CDS encoding sensor histidine kinase — protein sequence MRVGWKKGKYRGYVPIGYKLMMSYLVFIIVLVTVNGYVSHSMYDSSMRKQTSSNIQSTLVQIRDNVAYKSDDMVRISSTLYDDENFIERLNVKTDNFKENNLRLKNVIIPKLTGASKSIGMNLRLFMYVSNETIPEIYNNYEPENQDIYEASALDATQQTYNVYHMNRIVHRPWYEQLPNEEYGITKRWAEVEDDVHSNRISMIRRIVDLQNPLNAKEVGVMRFSVRRDELFESVDARKLGEGAMLFIQDRTGRVIYASDEKRHDAAKVSELDLSTPPSLADFRPEGEYLTLKENMPQQDWTLVAHVPLTTIQQEGARMRTYIIGICILCAFLFTFMGIFMSGYFSKRITKFISVLNAFREGDLHKRITYRGKDEFSQIATALNHMGEDFEALIKKVYLTQLEKKEAELEMLQTQINPHFLYNTLSSINQLAKFGENEKLQQMVVELAKFYRLTLNSGRTLIPVSSEVEQANAYLDIQKIKYGRRLEVTFDIDVAVWQYETIKLILQPFVENALKHAWSGGERIHIRIVARLEGDDILYRVIDDGMGLKQERMAEILNSSSESETGFGIRNIHQRVQLQYGEEYGVSIFSRRGVGTSVNIRIPARKRRLFLEDNPSVGGE from the coding sequence ATGAGAGTGGGCTGGAAGAAAGGTAAATATCGCGGCTATGTGCCCATCGGGTATAAGCTGATGATGTCCTATCTTGTATTTATTATTGTCCTTGTAACAGTCAACGGCTATGTGTCTCATTCGATGTACGATTCTTCCATGCGCAAGCAGACCAGCAGCAATATTCAAAGTACGCTGGTTCAGATTCGAGACAATGTAGCCTATAAAAGCGATGATATGGTGCGCATTTCGTCAACGTTATATGACGATGAGAATTTTATAGAACGTTTAAACGTGAAAACCGATAATTTCAAGGAAAACAACTTGCGCTTAAAAAACGTGATTATCCCGAAGCTAACGGGCGCATCGAAGTCAATCGGCATGAATCTGAGACTGTTCATGTATGTGTCGAATGAGACGATTCCGGAGATCTATAACAACTATGAACCAGAGAATCAAGATATCTATGAAGCTAGTGCCCTGGACGCGACGCAACAAACGTATAACGTTTATCATATGAACCGAATCGTGCATCGGCCATGGTATGAGCAGCTTCCGAATGAGGAATACGGCATTACGAAACGATGGGCCGAAGTGGAAGATGATGTACATAGCAATCGTATATCCATGATTCGCCGAATCGTAGATTTACAGAACCCGCTCAACGCGAAGGAAGTAGGCGTGATGAGGTTCAGCGTTCGTCGAGATGAGCTGTTCGAGAGCGTGGATGCCCGTAAGCTTGGTGAAGGCGCGATGCTGTTCATCCAAGACCGCACGGGGCGTGTTATCTATGCTTCAGACGAGAAGCGTCATGATGCGGCGAAGGTGAGCGAGCTTGATCTGAGTACGCCGCCATCCCTTGCGGATTTTCGACCGGAGGGGGAATATTTGACGCTCAAAGAGAATATGCCGCAGCAAGATTGGACCCTTGTCGCGCATGTTCCTTTGACGACGATTCAACAGGAAGGCGCGCGTATGCGGACATACATTATAGGAATCTGCATTTTATGCGCGTTTTTGTTTACCTTCATGGGCATCTTTATGTCGGGTTACTTTTCTAAAAGAATTACGAAATTTATTTCAGTGCTGAATGCTTTTCGGGAAGGGGATCTGCATAAGCGCATCACGTATAGAGGAAAAGATGAATTCTCGCAAATCGCTACCGCGTTAAATCATATGGGGGAAGATTTTGAAGCCTTAATCAAAAAAGTCTACTTAACCCAGCTAGAGAAGAAGGAAGCGGAGCTCGAGATGCTGCAGACGCAGATTAACCCGCACTTTCTCTACAACACGCTCTCCTCGATCAATCAGCTGGCTAAGTTCGGAGAAAATGAGAAGCTGCAGCAGATGGTCGTAGAGCTAGCCAAGTTCTATCGATTAACCTTGAATTCGGGCAGAACGTTAATTCCCGTCTCGTCAGAGGTTGAACAGGCGAATGCGTATCTGGATATCCAAAAGATTAAATACGGGCGCCGGCTTGAAGTGACCTTTGATATCGACGTTGCCGTATGGCAGTATGAGACGATCAAGCTGATTCTCCAGCCCTTCGTCGAGAATGCATTGAAGCATGCGTGGAGCGGCGGGGAACGCATCCATATTCGAATCGTCGCTCGGCTAGAGGGGGACGATATTCTCTATCGTGTGATTGATGATGGCATGGGTCTCAAGCAAGAACGCATGGCAGAGATTTTGAATTCATCAAGTGAGAGTGAGACCGGATTTGGCATCCGAAATATTCATCAGCGGGTACAACTTCAATACGGCGAAGAATACGGTGTATCGATCTTTAGCCGAAGGGGCGTTGGGACTTCTGTGAATATACGGATTCCGGCAAGGAAACGTAGGCTATTTTTGGAGGATAACCCAAGCGTGGGCGGCGAATGA
- a CDS encoding hybrid sensor histidine kinase/response regulator — MRKQLLVLIGMVVVFAVTTSITVYEWLHPDVSYPEARAGVLDARHWDFAKQGIIPLRGEWEYYKDQLLAPRDFAEREQELQGHRRMLNVPEDRQGNVSDSGFGAGTYRLKVEVNEAESYSLRAKKIRLSSRIYMAGHDLGGTGRPDVSADRFVPSNLPFFGTVRVESDTVEIIIQVASFRYLQGGLVQVPEFGATDKVMNRRDTARMADMIVITTLLVFGIYFAGMFRQWRREPYLIFFSLFCLSLGLFFGIDDEIVFASLMPSISFPLLQKLLFILPSLSILFFIHYLLLYLDDKPGKWIKAFLRICYMFMIVLLFIPNEGLVPILVPGILMQILAFGIIFASIFRNRHHGVKIYYVLLGAFFLVISWVFAQTRYQLALDSPYFIIVTLLLVVLSQSFLMTDRIRTAYLRIERQAQQLMIYDRQKDEFLAKTSHELRTPLHGIVNLSQSLLDNTDTPLALEHRDNIRLLNLIGRRLAGLVNDILDLNRIRYGELRVQPKPVDVYISTAFVIETLSIAPIKSGVRLVNELPPTLPLVLADENRLRQILHNLLENGLKYTDHGTVSISAERQGEMLFITVSDTGRGIPQESMSHLFQPFYQYDEEGARSRDGIGLGLSISKQLVELQGGVMHVESEVGRGSRFTFTLPMVVDAAFEAAASTVYEVDSVHAEFTEFREHPVLLSTAGAGSEGGEATSHILIVDDEPSNLKVAMDAVASMKHTYTAVGSGEEALNALRSHKPDLVLLDLMMPGISGLDICRDIRELHGLSELPVLMLTASGQTGDILAAFTAGANDILQKPFELAELKARVQSLLAMKNSSEQAVRREMDFLQTQITPHFLYNSLNALVGLSYKDVDKLRETIQHLTTYLRAKFTFVFQGQAVPLEREMELVHAYLAIEQLRFGQRLQVRYTIDERVHSLLPPLTLQPIVENAVRHGIGPKPEGGTVDIIVRKGASGVEIVVEDDGVGMNGDKLAQLEEGYSGGIGIGNVNRRLQMRYGRKLKMVSSPGKGTRITIYLTEEHHVESHSD, encoded by the coding sequence ATGAGGAAACAATTGCTCGTGCTGATCGGCATGGTCGTCGTCTTTGCCGTCACGACCTCGATCACTGTCTATGAATGGCTTCATCCTGATGTTAGCTATCCCGAAGCACGGGCAGGCGTGTTGGATGCCAGGCATTGGGATTTTGCGAAGCAGGGAATTATTCCGCTGCGGGGGGAGTGGGAGTATTACAAGGACCAATTGTTGGCGCCTCGCGACTTTGCGGAACGCGAACAGGAGCTGCAAGGCCATCGAAGGATGCTGAACGTCCCTGAGGACCGGCAGGGGAACGTATCGGACAGCGGTTTTGGTGCAGGAACGTACCGGCTGAAGGTGGAGGTAAACGAGGCGGAGTCTTACAGCCTAAGAGCGAAGAAAATCCGCCTGTCCAGTCGCATTTACATGGCGGGCCACGATCTGGGCGGCACAGGGCGGCCCGATGTGTCGGCCGATCGTTTCGTGCCGAGCAACCTGCCGTTCTTCGGGACGGTTAGAGTCGAGTCGGATACGGTTGAGATTATCATTCAGGTGGCAAGCTTCCGCTATCTGCAAGGCGGACTCGTGCAAGTGCCGGAGTTCGGGGCGACAGATAAGGTGATGAACCGGCGGGACACCGCCCGCATGGCGGATATGATTGTCATCACGACACTATTGGTGTTCGGCATTTATTTTGCGGGGATGTTCAGACAATGGCGAAGGGAACCTTACTTGATCTTCTTTAGTTTGTTCTGCCTTTCCTTAGGGCTGTTCTTCGGCATTGACGATGAGATTGTCTTCGCCTCGCTGATGCCGTCGATTTCATTTCCGCTGCTGCAGAAGCTGCTCTTCATTCTCCCATCGCTGTCAATCCTGTTCTTTATTCATTACCTCCTTCTCTATCTGGATGATAAGCCTGGGAAGTGGATCAAAGCGTTTCTGCGAATTTGTTATATGTTCATGATTGTTCTGCTCTTCATTCCGAATGAGGGTCTGGTGCCGATCTTGGTGCCAGGCATTCTAATGCAGATTCTGGCTTTCGGGATTATCTTTGCATCGATATTCCGCAATCGCCATCATGGGGTCAAGATTTACTATGTGCTGCTCGGGGCGTTCTTTCTCGTGATCAGTTGGGTGTTCGCCCAGACGCGGTATCAGCTGGCGCTGGACAGCCCATATTTTATTATCGTAACGCTCTTGTTGGTCGTATTATCGCAATCGTTCCTCATGACCGATCGGATACGTACAGCTTATTTGCGGATTGAACGGCAAGCCCAGCAGTTGATGATCTATGATCGGCAAAAGGATGAATTTCTGGCCAAAACATCACATGAGCTTCGGACGCCGCTGCATGGCATCGTCAATCTGTCGCAATCGCTGCTTGATAATACCGACACCCCGCTTGCGCTGGAGCACCGCGACAATATTCGGCTCCTGAACCTTATTGGGCGTCGACTCGCCGGACTCGTGAACGACATTCTCGACCTGAATCGAATCCGTTACGGCGAACTGCGTGTGCAGCCGAAGCCGGTGGATGTATACATCTCGACCGCCTTCGTGATTGAGACACTGTCGATCGCTCCGATCAAGAGCGGGGTACGGCTTGTGAATGAGCTGCCGCCAACGCTCCCTCTTGTCCTGGCAGATGAGAACCGGCTGCGGCAAATTCTTCATAACCTGTTGGAGAATGGACTGAAGTATACCGATCACGGGACAGTATCCATTTCCGCTGAGAGACAGGGTGAAATGCTGTTCATTACCGTCAGCGATACCGGCAGGGGGATACCGCAGGAGAGCATGAGCCATCTATTCCAGCCGTTCTACCAATACGACGAGGAGGGGGCACGTTCGCGCGATGGGATCGGACTTGGACTGAGCATCTCGAAGCAGCTCGTCGAATTGCAAGGCGGTGTTATGCATGTGGAATCCGAAGTGGGACGGGGATCGCGATTCACGTTCACGCTGCCAATGGTCGTAGATGCGGCGTTCGAGGCGGCAGCTTCCACGGTATACGAAGTTGACAGCGTCCATGCCGAGTTCACCGAGTTCCGTGAGCATCCGGTTCTGCTCTCCACTGCTGGGGCAGGCAGCGAGGGTGGAGAAGCGACTTCTCACATCCTAATCGTCGACGATGAGCCTTCCAATCTGAAGGTAGCCATGGATGCCGTCGCTTCCATGAAGCATACATACACAGCGGTAGGGAGCGGGGAGGAAGCGCTCAATGCACTCCGAAGCCATAAGCCGGACCTTGTGCTGCTGGATTTGATGATGCCTGGCATATCCGGCTTGGACATCTGCCGGGACATCCGGGAGCTGCATGGTCTCTCTGAGCTCCCGGTGCTTATGTTAACCGCGTCCGGCCAGACGGGGGATATTCTCGCCGCTTTTACAGCTGGCGCTAACGATATTTTGCAGAAACCATTCGAGCTCGCGGAACTGAAGGCCCGTGTCCAATCGCTGCTCGCGATGAAGAATTCCTCGGAGCAGGCTGTGCGCCGGGAGATGGATTTTCTGCAGACCCAGATTACGCCGCATTTTCTATATAACAGTCTGAACGCGCTGGTCGGCCTTAGTTATAAGGATGTGGACAAGCTTCGGGAGACCATCCAGCATCTGACCACCTATTTGCGCGCCAAGTTCACGTTCGTGTTCCAAGGTCAAGCCGTTCCGCTGGAACGGGAAATGGAGCTAGTGCACGCTTACCTGGCGATCGAGCAGCTTCGGTTCGGACAGCGGCTTCAGGTCCGGTATACGATCGACGAACGTGTGCACAGTCTTCTGCCGCCATTGACGCTTCAGCCGATCGTGGAAAATGCGGTTCGCCACGGCATCGGTCCCAAACCCGAGGGCGGAACGGTGGACATCATCGTCCGTAAAGGCGCAAGTGGCGTGGAGATTGTCGTCGAAGACGACGGCGTCGGGATGAACGGGGACAAGCTTGCACAGTTGGAGGAAGGCTATAGCGGCGGGATTGGAATCGGCAATGTGAACCGCCGGCTTCAAATGAGGTACGGGCGTAAGCTGAAGATGGTCAGCAGCCCAGGCAAGGGAACAAGAATTACGATCTATTTGACGGAGGAACATCATGTGGAGAGCCATTCTGATTGA
- a CDS encoding response regulator — protein MYHVLLVDDEELDLEGMRRFIPWAELGMEVKGCVNNALSACEILDQHPIDILVSDVNMPYMSGLELARIALQRKPKIRIIFVSGFQEFSYVQQALSLKAYSYVLKPLEDRELITSLMKVKRDLDEESKFREVEEAYQDMIPIAKSDMLLRLFEGEDTTDREFMDKLMKTHELHRMNWPVRVAVMELDLLSRVDDNAPSRLEGARIFLKQLHEAANRGDIVPYCKLSPQRIALLLEAEGVEDKITQLIDFAQRRLAVVVTTGLGSSVLASEQLYESYRQAIQAVEGKMFLGKGGIIHYEDVIVEPAMLDYRLLDKHMNALLKALKEYELVQIYDELEKLFRVVTSLRSKFTVHNLTSYMILKLDQYLSEVNEDLFELLDIDIRKLDMLVQFETINDIRKWMIYHVFQISEKLHQKNSTHDSQFIRNVKKTIQERMSENITVKDIAQHFSFSPSYFGFLVREKSGHTFNELLVQLRMEKACELLKLPGIKIYEISDQVGYRYLPYFSRQFKEKFGMTPLEYRRKEQ, from the coding sequence ATGTATCATGTGCTGTTGGTGGATGATGAAGAACTAGATTTGGAAGGCATGAGGCGATTTATACCGTGGGCTGAGCTGGGGATGGAAGTGAAGGGATGCGTGAACAACGCGTTGTCAGCTTGTGAGATTCTGGATCAACATCCGATCGATATACTGGTAAGCGATGTGAACATGCCTTATATGTCAGGGCTCGAGTTGGCCCGGATCGCTCTGCAGCGTAAGCCGAAGATCAGAATCATTTTCGTGAGCGGCTTCCAAGAATTCAGCTATGTGCAGCAAGCGCTGTCGCTGAAGGCCTATAGCTATGTGCTGAAGCCGCTTGAGGACCGCGAGCTAATTACATCACTGATGAAAGTGAAGCGAGACTTAGACGAGGAATCGAAGTTTCGTGAAGTGGAAGAGGCCTATCAGGACATGATTCCAATTGCTAAAAGCGATATGCTGCTGCGGCTCTTCGAAGGCGAAGATACGACGGATCGAGAATTTATGGATAAATTGATGAAGACTCATGAATTGCATCGGATGAACTGGCCCGTTCGCGTTGCTGTCATGGAATTAGATCTGCTGTCGAGGGTAGATGATAACGCTCCATCTCGGCTTGAAGGCGCCAGAATATTTCTGAAGCAGCTCCATGAAGCCGCGAACCGGGGGGATATCGTTCCTTATTGCAAGCTAAGCCCACAGCGAATTGCCCTGCTCCTGGAAGCGGAAGGTGTTGAAGATAAGATTACGCAGCTCATCGATTTCGCCCAGCGGAGACTGGCGGTTGTCGTCACAACGGGACTTGGATCGTCCGTGCTAGCGTCGGAACAACTATACGAGTCGTATCGGCAAGCCATCCAGGCTGTGGAAGGGAAGATGTTCCTGGGGAAAGGCGGCATCATTCATTATGAAGATGTCATCGTTGAACCGGCCATGCTGGACTACCGGTTGTTGGATAAGCATATGAACGCGTTGTTGAAAGCGCTTAAGGAGTATGAGCTTGTCCAAATCTATGACGAACTTGAGAAGTTATTCCGTGTGGTGACGAGCTTGCGTTCCAAATTCACGGTGCATAATTTGACCAGTTATATGATTTTGAAGCTGGATCAATATTTAAGCGAGGTGAACGAGGATCTCTTCGAACTGCTGGACATCGACATCCGCAAGCTGGATATGTTGGTGCAATTCGAGACGATCAATGATATTCGTAAATGGATGATCTATCACGTATTTCAAATTTCGGAGAAGCTTCACCAGAAGAACAGCACGCATGACAGTCAGTTTATCCGCAATGTGAAGAAGACGATCCAAGAACGGATGAGTGAAAATATTACGGTCAAGGATATCGCTCAGCATTTTTCGTTCTCGCCTAGCTATTTTGGATTTCTGGTCCGGGAGAAGTCAGGACATACGTTCAACGAATTGCTCGTGCAGCTGCGTATGGAGAAAGCTTGCGAGCTTCTTAAACTGCCGGGGATCAAAATTTACGAGATTTCGGATCAGGTAGGCTACCGTTACTTGCCATATTTCAGCAGGCAATTCAAAGAAAAGTTCGGCATGACACCGCTTGAATACCGGAGAAAAGAGCAGTAG
- a CDS encoding extracellular solute-binding protein, producing MKKTRKTLVMVATALLLTTLFAGCSKTTSEPKPSTPNDTTNASTSTGSDTTEEKPADVWQLGSSELEFTAYAHYGWLDLPAKMEDVPFWKYLKENKKVNIKTRAAQGNHAQLMTTMMADNDLPDLIYGNRFDPDILRLYEAGKLVPLDDYMEKYPNLKKWLSSKSADLLRFPDGKLYQFPNWYTSQPNGSSGYAVNKKIYKELGSPTLETMDQLYDYLVKVKQKYGSEVIPYEPDRAVDGQGVGLIYTGFKENAYYRSLNGSTLAVVDEANNKLASLFTDPAFHESQKFVSKLYREKLISQDMFTITDRGPVQEKLMSGRVAIFGSSDPMPYASAAHAALSKKDPDAGYFMIWPFHKAGLDKNKIYTGGYDQLGWNVNVITTAAKDPEKIYAFLDYITGPEGMLIQFFGPEGGNWKGLDESGQPIFTEQYNAEEVADIQAANNPVMMAGNTGYIDPAKMKFELSKPPEERNWLARYQESVTWKTHIDQTALASNLTPAPGTELADISTNVLDLFLQTLSASSTAKSDEEVDKILEQAEKDAQALGYNQLLEWRTERWLENKKKLGQ from the coding sequence ATGAAGAAAACGAGAAAGACGCTCGTCATGGTGGCTACCGCGCTACTGCTGACGACGTTGTTCGCCGGTTGCAGCAAAACAACGAGCGAGCCGAAACCTAGCACACCGAACGACACGACGAATGCGAGTACGAGCACTGGCAGCGATACAACAGAAGAAAAGCCAGCGGATGTATGGCAGTTGGGTTCGAGTGAGCTGGAGTTTACAGCCTATGCGCACTACGGTTGGCTCGACCTGCCGGCGAAGATGGAGGATGTGCCATTCTGGAAGTATTTGAAAGAGAATAAGAAAGTCAATATTAAGACAAGAGCCGCGCAAGGGAACCACGCCCAGCTCATGACGACGATGATGGCGGATAATGATCTCCCGGATTTGATCTATGGTAATCGGTTCGATCCGGATATCCTACGACTCTATGAAGCTGGCAAACTCGTGCCGCTAGATGATTACATGGAGAAATATCCTAACCTTAAAAAATGGCTGAGCTCGAAATCCGCGGATCTGCTTCGATTCCCAGACGGGAAGCTGTATCAATTCCCGAACTGGTACACATCGCAACCGAACGGCAGTTCAGGTTACGCCGTGAATAAAAAGATATATAAAGAGCTCGGTTCGCCAACCTTGGAAACGATGGATCAACTCTATGACTATTTGGTCAAAGTCAAGCAGAAGTACGGCAGTGAAGTGATTCCTTATGAACCGGACCGTGCTGTTGACGGTCAAGGTGTGGGGCTCATCTACACAGGCTTCAAGGAAAATGCTTATTACCGTTCCTTGAATGGAAGCACGCTTGCTGTCGTGGACGAGGCGAACAATAAGCTCGCTTCCTTGTTCACAGACCCTGCATTCCATGAATCACAGAAGTTCGTATCGAAATTGTATCGTGAGAAGCTGATCTCCCAAGACATGTTCACAATCACGGATCGCGGACCGGTGCAAGAGAAATTAATGTCTGGCCGGGTAGCGATATTCGGAAGTTCAGATCCGATGCCATATGCTTCGGCTGCGCATGCGGCACTGTCTAAGAAGGACCCGGATGCAGGCTATTTCATGATCTGGCCATTCCATAAAGCAGGTCTCGACAAGAACAAAATCTATACGGGTGGTTATGACCAGCTGGGCTGGAATGTAAACGTGATTACGACAGCGGCCAAAGACCCGGAGAAGATCTATGCATTCCTGGATTATATTACGGGACCGGAAGGCATGCTCATTCAGTTCTTTGGTCCGGAAGGCGGGAACTGGAAAGGACTCGATGAGAGCGGTCAGCCGATCTTTACCGAACAATACAATGCGGAAGAAGTGGCTGATATTCAGGCAGCCAACAATCCGGTCATGATGGCAGGTAACACGGGATATATCGACCCGGCGAAGATGAAGTTCGAACTATCGAAACCGCCGGAAGAACGCAACTGGCTTGCCCGTTATCAAGAATCGGTTACATGGAAAACGCACATTGACCAGACGGCCTTGGCGAGCAACTTGACGCCTGCACCAGGCACCGAACTGGCGGATATTAGCACGAATGTGCTGGATCTCTTCTTGCAGACCCTATCCGCATCTTCCACGGCGAAGAGCGATGAAGAGGTAGATAAGATTCTGGAGCAAGCGGAAAAAGACGCACAGGCGTTAGGGTACAACCAGCTGCTCGAATGGCGTACGGAAAGATGGCTGGAGAATAAGAAAAAACTAGGTCAGTAA
- a CDS encoding extracellular solute-binding protein, giving the protein MIEHKVRFLRVMLVGVVLSLLAGCGFSQIPAREEVTSIPPIQLDRQDRELGQKLYPLGQDPLHISFYGHYSYYTMPPWGKDPSSKWIQDNLKIHISGISAEGNAKLKLQKMIASKQLPDIIWGDRDFDLERMREERLLVPLDDYITKYPNLKHWAGEKVLNLLRAPDDKIYYFPNYYSNRPYGNAGYIINKKIYRELGNPKLDTTDDLYRYLVKVKKKYPDVVPFETGQAKEGHGIDQLFSAFKENNLGFTRLYGVPEGERMTSIYLDKAFRESALFVAKLMREGLMPAAAMVQTEDQVSEKLMKGKVAVYASANPMLDAMRADAELRKGNNDDGYMFIEPIYKQGLDRSKIYPGTYNILGWNVTAITTSAKNPEAIFAMLDWMTGPEGSAVQMWGPPGPDGYWDGFKEDGITPNFTARYGSDPAALTEIQAISNHMIWVGNTVYLDRTKSEYEQTLPKEQQNWATYWQQKVTWATQGNATAFINVQPPPNSAEGHIMRDLKEIWLDAREDAMFGESDEEVLRILDEAHRASMEAGFQSYLDYITKRWHDNMKVLNNE; this is encoded by the coding sequence TTGATTGAACATAAAGTAAGGTTCCTGCGGGTCATGCTTGTCGGCGTTGTCCTATCGCTGCTTGCAGGGTGCGGCTTTTCACAAATTCCAGCTCGTGAAGAAGTGACTTCGATCCCTCCGATTCAACTTGATAGACAAGATCGGGAGCTTGGGCAGAAGTTGTATCCGCTAGGGCAAGATCCGCTTCATATCAGTTTCTATGGTCATTATAGTTACTATACGATGCCTCCGTGGGGGAAAGATCCGTCATCGAAGTGGATTCAAGACAACTTGAAGATCCATATCAGTGGCATAAGCGCGGAGGGCAATGCGAAGCTGAAATTGCAGAAGATGATCGCGAGCAAGCAGCTGCCGGACATCATCTGGGGAGACCGGGACTTCGATCTCGAGCGGATGCGCGAAGAGAGGCTGCTCGTCCCATTAGATGATTACATAACGAAGTACCCTAACTTGAAGCATTGGGCCGGCGAAAAGGTATTGAATTTGCTCCGCGCTCCGGACGATAAAATCTATTATTTCCCGAATTATTATTCGAATCGGCCTTATGGCAATGCAGGTTATATCATCAATAAAAAGATCTATCGGGAATTAGGGAATCCGAAGCTGGATACGACGGATGATCTCTATCGGTATTTAGTCAAAGTGAAGAAGAAATACCCGGATGTTGTTCCTTTCGAGACGGGGCAAGCCAAGGAAGGACATGGGATCGATCAGCTTTTCTCGGCATTTAAGGAAAATAATCTGGGTTTCACGCGTTTATATGGCGTTCCGGAAGGGGAGCGGATGACATCCATCTATTTGGATAAGGCTTTCCGGGAATCCGCGTTATTCGTGGCGAAGCTCATGCGTGAAGGACTGATGCCGGCGGCAGCCATGGTGCAGACAGAGGATCAGGTCAGCGAGAAACTAATGAAAGGCAAAGTGGCCGTCTACGCAAGCGCAAATCCGATGCTAGATGCGATGCGGGCGGATGCAGAACTGCGTAAGGGGAACAACGATGACGGCTATATGTTTATCGAACCGATCTATAAACAAGGATTGGATCGTTCGAAGATCTATCCAGGCACGTATAACATCCTCGGTTGGAATGTCACGGCGATCACGACAAGTGCGAAGAATCCGGAAGCCATCTTCGCGATGCTGGATTGGATGACAGGGCCGGAAGGCTCAGCCGTACAGATGTGGGGACCGCCGGGACCGGATGGGTATTGGGATGGTTTCAAGGAAGATGGGATTACACCGAATTTCACAGCTAGATACGGATCTGATCCAGCAGCTTTAACGGAGATCCAAGCGATCTCGAACCATATGATTTGGGTTGGGAATACGGTCTATTTGGACCGAACCAAAAGCGAGTATGAGCAGACGTTACCGAAAGAACAGCAGAATTGGGCGACCTATTGGCAGCAAAAAGTGACTTGGGCGACGCAAGGGAACGCGACTGCCTTCATCAATGTCCAGCCGCCGCCGAATTCGGCCGAGGGACATATCATGCGTGATTTAAAAGAAATATGGCTGGATGCACGAGAGGATGCGATGTTCGGCGAGAGCGACGAGGAGGTGCTGCGCATTCTGGATGAGGCGCATCGCGCTTCGATGGAGGCTGGATTTCAGTCCTATTTGGACTACATTACGAAGCGATGGCATGACAATATGAAAGTTCTGAATAACGAATAG